The Prunus persica cultivar Lovell chromosome G8, Prunus_persica_NCBIv2, whole genome shotgun sequence genome includes a region encoding these proteins:
- the LOC18768625 gene encoding uncharacterized protein LOC18768625, which yields MGNSISHKQLHASATGKVILSNGSVHQFNKPLTVAELMLEHPQQVVVEFGAAVSEKRPTPLPADMKLDKKKIYLMLPMKRGKPVSLSSQEIHGAVLSANLVLRSRSLLSSSRFLPFFARICPAGHPGQACALPNKESCAERTSNSKYMPQFDLPEDLDARPEYLSRQFSGKGTWKPNLDTIKEKKVDKKKSHWLF from the coding sequence atgGGTAATTCCATCTCGCACAAGCAATTACATGCCAGCGCCACCGGAAAAGTGATATTGTCGAATGGGTCGGTGCATCAGTTCAACAAGCCCCTAACAGTTGCTGAGCTCATGCTAGAGCACCCACAACAAGTGGTTGTCGAATTCGGAGCGGCTGTCTCCGAAAAAAGGCCAACCCCATTGCCTGCGGATATGAAGCTagacaagaaaaaaatttacttaATGCTGCCAATGAAGCGAGGGAAACCAGTCTCTTTGTCATCCCAAGAGATTCACGGTGCTGTTTTAAGTGCAAATTTGGTTTTGCGATCAAGGTCACTATTGTCATCTTCAAGGTTTTTACCTTTCTTTGCTAGGATATGCCCAGCAGGCCATCCTGGACAAGCTTGTGCTCTGCCAAACAAGGAATCTTGTGCGGAGAGGACGTCGAATTCGAAGTACATGCCACAGTTTGATCTGCCGGAAGATTTGGACGCGAGACCAGAATATTTGAGTAGGCAGTTTTCAGGCAAGGGGACTTGGAAACCAAATTTGGATACCATTAAGGAGAAGAAGGTTGACAAGAAGAAATCTCATTGGTTATTTTGA
- the LOC18766338 gene encoding probable beta-D-xylosidase 2 translates to MAAASISLICLFLVLGVFQQSCQGSDSFACNPKDARTKDLPFCRVTLPIQDRVRDLLARLTLQEKVKLLVNAALPVPRLGIKGYEWWSEALHGVSNVGPGTKFGGDFPGATSFPQVITTAASFNASLWEAIGRVVSDEARAMYNGGVAGLTFWSPNVNILRDPRWGRGQETPGEDPLVVGRYAASYVRGLQGNDGNRLKVAACCKHFTAYDLDNWNGVDRFHFNARVSKQDMEETFDVPFKMCVKEGKVASVMCSYNQVNGVPTCADPNLLKKTVRAQWRLDGYIVSDCDSVGVFYDSQHYTSTPEEAAADAIKAGLDLDCGPFLGVHSEEAVKKGLLKEVDINNALVNTVTVQMRLGMFDDNAAGSSSSYARLGPKDVCSPAHQDLALEAATQGIVLLKNHGPSLPLSTRRHRTLAVIGPNSDATLTMIGNYAGVACGYTTPLQGLGKYASSTLHQPGCADVACANDTLFGAAIDAARQADATVLVMGLDQSIEAEFRDRVGLLLPGRQQDLVSKVAAASKGPTVLVLMSGGPIDVSFANNDPRIGGILWAGYPGQAGGTAIARVLFGTTNPGGKLPMTWYPQEYLRNLAMTAMEMRSSPSKGYPGRTYRFYKGPVVYPFGHGLSYTKFVQTIPNNVPTVTVVSIALDGRHHTTSLNKTTTTTINDSSSYGKAIRVTHAKCSKLSVGLDVDVRNVGNRDGSHTLLVLSSPPRQGGWAPPHKQLVAFEKVYVPANTQRRVRINIHVCKHLSVVDGSGIRRIPMGRHKLHIGDLMHSVSLQPATL, encoded by the exons ATGGCTGCAGCTTCAATATCCCTCATCTGCCTTTTCCTGGTTTTGGGTGTTTTCCAGCAAAGTTGCCAAGGCAGCGACTCATTCGCTTGCAACCCAAAAGACGCAAGGACCAAGGACTTGCCATTTTGCCGTGTGACATTGCCCATACAAGATAGAGTGAGGGACCTTCTTGCAAGGTTGacattgcaagagaaggttaAGCTGCTGGTGAATGCTGCTCTGCCCGTCCCACGCCTTGGGATCAAAGGCTATGAATGGTGGTCCGAGGCACTTCATGGCGTCTCAAATGTCGGCCCCGGAACCAAGTTTGGTGGGGACTTCCCTGGGGCCACTAGCTTCCCTCAAGTCATCACAACCGCTGCGTCCTTCAATGCATCTTTGTGGGAAGCCATCGGACGG GTAGTGTCAGACGAAGCAAGAGCCATGTACAACGGGGGTGTTGCTGGGCTTACGTTTTGGAGCCCAAATGTGAACATACTGAGAGACCCTAGGTGGGGCCGTGGACAGGAAACTCCCGGTGAAGACCCTCTAGTAGTGGGTAGATACGCTGCCAGCTACGTGAGGGGGTTACAGGGCAATGACGGTAACCGCTTGAAGGTGGCTGCTTGTTGTAAGCACTTCACGGCTTACGACCTCGATAACTGGAACGGAGTTGATCGCTTTCACTTTAACGCTAGG GTTAGCAAGCAGGACATGGAGGAGACATTCGATGTGCCATTTAAGATGTGCGTCAAGGAGGGAAAGGTGGCGAGTGTCATGTGTTCATACAACCAAGTGAATGGTGTCCCCACCTGCGCCGACCCTAATCTCCTCAAGAAAACTGTACGCGCTCAATGGCGCCTTGatgg CTATATTGTGTCTGATTGCGACTCAGTGGGTGTATTCTATGATAGCCAACACTATACGTCAACACCTGAAGAAGCCGCTGCTGATGCCATTAAAGCAG GTTTGGATTTAGACTGTGGCCCATTCCTGGGTGTGCACTCAGAGGAAGCAGTTAAAAAAGGGTTGTTGAAGGAGGTTGATATCAACAATGCATTGGTGAATACAGTGACAGTCCAAATGAGACTGGGGATGTTTGATGATAATGCAGCTGGGTCGTCGTCGTCCTATGCCAGATTGGGCCCCAAAGACGTATGCAGCCCAGCTCATCAGGACCTCGCCCTTGAAGCTGCCACGCAAGGCATTGTCCTTCTCAAGAACCACGGGCCCTCGCTGCCTTTGTCCACCCGCCGTCACCGCACTCTCGCTGTCATTGGCCCCAATTCTGATGCTACTCTCACTATGATTGGCAACTACGCCG GTGTGGCATGCGGATACACTACACCCCTACAAGGACTAGGGAAATATGCAAGTAGCACCCTTCACCAGCCGGGCTGTGCGGATGTAGCGTGCGCCAACGATACGCTATTCGGCGCAGCCATTGATGCTGCCCGTCAAGCAGATGCCACTGTTTTGGTGATGGGGCTTGACCAGTCCATTGAGGCTGAATTCAGAGACCGAGTTGGATTGCTTTTACCTGGACGACAGCAAGACCTTGTATCTAAAGTTGCTGCGGCTTCTAAAGGCCCAACCGTTTTGGTGTTGATGTCCGGTGGCCCAATTGACGTGTCTTTTGCTAACAATGACCCACGCATCGGTGGCATCTTATGGGCTGGCTACCCTGGCCAAGCTGGGGGAACAGCCATTGCCCGCGTCCTTTTCGGAACCACAAACCCAGGAGGAAAGCTGCCTATGACCTGGTACCCACAGGAGTATCTTAGGAATTTGGCAATGACAGCCATGGAGATGAGGTCAAGCCCTTCAAAAGGATACCCTGGAAGAACCTACAGATTCTACAAAGGCCCAGTGGTGTACCCGTTTGGTCACGGATTGAGCTACACAAAATTTGTTCAAACCATACCCAATAATGTACCCACTGTCACTGTGGTTTCCATCGCTCTTGATGGTCGCCACCACACAACATCcctaaacaaaacaacaacaaccaccATTAACGATTCTTCTTCTTATGGCAAGGCAATCCGAGTGACGCATGCAAAATGCAGCAAACTTTCCGTTGGTCTTGATGTGGACGTGAGAAATGTGGGCAACCGAGATGGTTCTCACACTTTGCTAGTGTTGTCTAGCCCACCACGACAAGGCGGCTGGGCTCCTCCTCACAAGCAACTGGTTGCGTTTGAGAAAGTGTATGTCCCCGCCAACACTCAACGCCGAGTCCGAATCAACATTCATGTGTGCAAGCACCTTAGCGTTGTGGACGGGTCTGGAATTCGAAGAATTCCAATGGGACGACACAAACTTCATATTGGTGACCTCATGCACTCTGTCTCCCTCCAGCCTGCTACACTGTGA